One window of Mucilaginibacter inviolabilis genomic DNA carries:
- a CDS encoding C40 family peptidase, producing MSKYLILLLFIGLTTSLFSKTHVRRFKLAHKIKHVNVSLSTDSVSADTLLHFAQSLLGTRYRSRCSDPLVGFDCSGFVSYVFKKFNFNVPRSSCEFISVGTKVRLEDARPGDIILFTGTKKHTRRIGHVGIVYCNSSDEFKFIHSTSGKEHGVTISNMDERYKRRFVQVIRLLI from the coding sequence ATGAGTAAATACTTGATCCTTCTTCTTTTTATAGGCCTTACCACATCGCTGTTCTCCAAAACGCATGTGCGCAGATTTAAATTAGCTCATAAAATAAAGCATGTAAATGTCAGTTTATCAACGGATAGCGTTTCGGCGGATACGCTTTTGCATTTTGCACAATCTCTCTTAGGTACTCGCTATCGTTCCAGATGTTCTGATCCTTTGGTAGGGTTTGACTGTTCGGGATTTGTGAGTTACGTTTTCAAGAAGTTTAACTTTAATGTACCCCGTTCCTCATGCGAGTTTATTAGTGTGGGTACAAAAGTACGATTAGAGGATGCCCGGCCTGGTGATATTATCCTGTTTACAGGTACCAAAAAACATACCCGCCGAATTGGGCATGTGGGTATTGTATACTGCAATTCCAGCGACGAGTTTAAATTTATCCACTCTACATCGGGCAAAGAACATGGCGTTACCATATCCAACATGGACGAAAGGTATAAACGTCGCTTTGTACAGGTTATCCGCTTGTTAATTTAA
- a CDS encoding DUF7133 domain-containing protein has protein sequence MLKLSFNLLFVVVFLGILRYFAGSFLQENHPQSKYALLNRNQASNVGQKDTTRGPDGLTITRFAGPDLTPSPACIATAPTGEVYVGVDMIGSLGKTPGKGKIIRLVDSDNDGKIDKHTEFAEVDDPRGILVMGDQVFVMHTVFSKETGKATGMNLEVFTDKDHDGIADGPPKPLIEHISNAHMLAERGTDHATNGIRMGIDGWIYIAVGDFGFHDAIDRSGKKLTMLGGGIVRVRPDGTEMEIYTHGTRNIYDVAIDPYMNVFTRDNTNDGGGWNIRFSHHIQSGEYGYPVLFQHFTDEILPALVDLGGGSGTGSLFMDEPTWPEKYNHVPMTADWGRSELYINRLKPDGASFQQKEEEFIQLPQITDLDVDGSGRLYLSAWDGAGYSGDAAKGYVVRAVPNNWTYKAFPDLKAASASDLANLLKSASAVARLNASQELLNRPEAGKLSLEIANDASLPLYTRVAGVYTYAQATRENGIPALVLLTKDKDLREFALRALADRKAGIQNVPIEPFLAGLKDPSERVHAAAIIGLNRLGRIAAAQALLATPVPASFVAPAKNEEGPHAKPNSPIILPHLAVRALVGMNAVDACVSAIGTPNSTLALWALRYMYDAKAVDGLIKAYARVKDDKTKKQILVTLSRLYKKEADYDASWWWGTRPDSHGPIYKGVTWDGSPRIEQFLKAQWTKSSPAGKQFFANLNARHQMGITAFGGEEKAAATKEVKIDLAKITNKKGQIGKTSIEDVMIMIAKIKGDPLKGKALFARQGCIACHSLTRGEKLKGPFMGQIGSIMTRQQIAESILKPSASISQGFATVVISAKGNKNYMGFITEESAQKIVMRDITGNVFTIKAADVISRKELKTSMMPVGLANALSYEEFASLITFLSQQKN, from the coding sequence ATGCTAAAACTTTCTTTTAACCTGCTTTTTGTCGTAGTTTTTTTAGGTATACTTCGATATTTCGCAGGTTCTTTTTTACAAGAAAATCATCCGCAAAGTAAGTATGCTTTGCTAAATCGAAACCAGGCATCAAATGTCGGGCAAAAAGATACCACACGTGGGCCTGATGGATTAACCATTACCAGGTTTGCCGGCCCTGATCTTACACCAAGTCCGGCCTGTATAGCAACAGCGCCAACAGGCGAGGTATATGTTGGTGTAGATATGATAGGATCCCTGGGTAAAACTCCCGGGAAAGGAAAAATCATCCGGTTGGTAGACAGTGACAATGACGGCAAGATAGACAAGCATACAGAATTTGCCGAGGTTGACGACCCTCGCGGTATCCTGGTTATGGGCGATCAGGTTTTTGTAATGCACACCGTTTTTTCAAAAGAAACTGGTAAGGCAACCGGGATGAACCTGGAAGTTTTTACCGACAAAGATCATGACGGTATTGCCGACGGGCCGCCAAAACCGCTTATTGAGCATATCAGTAACGCCCATATGCTGGCCGAACGGGGTACAGACCATGCTACCAATGGCATACGCATGGGTATTGATGGCTGGATATATATTGCAGTGGGCGATTTTGGGTTTCATGATGCTATAGATCGCAGTGGTAAAAAGCTAACCATGCTGGGTGGCGGTATTGTTAGGGTACGGCCCGATGGAACCGAAATGGAGATATACACTCATGGAACACGAAATATCTACGATGTTGCTATCGACCCCTATATGAACGTTTTCACCCGGGATAATACCAATGACGGTGGAGGATGGAACATTCGTTTTTCTCATCACATCCAATCCGGCGAATACGGCTACCCTGTATTGTTTCAGCACTTTACCGATGAGATCTTGCCCGCCCTGGTTGATTTAGGCGGCGGATCAGGCACAGGTTCCTTATTTATGGACGAGCCCACCTGGCCCGAAAAATACAATCATGTACCTATGACAGCCGACTGGGGAAGAAGCGAGCTTTATATTAACCGTTTAAAACCCGATGGCGCCAGCTTTCAGCAAAAAGAAGAAGAATTTATCCAGTTACCGCAAATTACCGATTTAGATGTAGATGGATCCGGAAGGCTCTATCTATCTGCATGGGATGGCGCTGGCTATTCCGGCGATGCAGCTAAAGGCTATGTGGTAAGAGCTGTACCCAATAACTGGACCTACAAAGCTTTCCCTGATCTTAAAGCGGCTTCGGCAAGCGATCTGGCAAACTTATTGAAATCAGCAAGCGCAGTGGCCCGGCTAAACGCATCTCAGGAGCTTCTGAACAGACCAGAAGCAGGTAAACTATCGCTCGAAATTGCAAATGATGCAAGCCTGCCACTATACACTCGCGTAGCTGGTGTTTACACTTACGCCCAGGCAACCCGCGAAAATGGAATACCGGCATTAGTACTGCTTACGAAGGATAAAGATTTACGAGAATTTGCTTTAAGGGCATTGGCCGACAGAAAAGCCGGTATTCAAAACGTGCCCATTGAACCATTTTTAGCCGGATTGAAAGATCCATCCGAACGGGTTCATGCAGCGGCTATTATAGGGCTGAACCGCCTGGGCAGGATAGCCGCGGCGCAGGCCTTATTGGCAACACCGGTTCCGGCTTCTTTTGTGGCGCCAGCCAAAAATGAAGAAGGCCCTCATGCCAAACCGAACTCGCCTATTATACTGCCGCACCTGGCGGTAAGGGCATTGGTGGGCATGAACGCCGTAGATGCTTGTGTTAGCGCGATCGGCACTCCAAACTCAACCCTGGCTTTATGGGCCTTAAGATATATGTATGATGCTAAGGCCGTTGATGGCTTAATTAAAGCCTATGCCAGAGTGAAGGATGATAAAACTAAAAAACAGATATTGGTAACCCTATCCCGCCTTTATAAAAAAGAAGCCGATTATGATGCTTCCTGGTGGTGGGGTACAAGACCCGATTCGCACGGACCAATTTACAAAGGGGTAACCTGGGATGGCTCTCCGCGGATTGAGCAATTTTTAAAAGCTCAGTGGACAAAATCGAGCCCTGCCGGGAAACAGTTTTTCGCCAATTTAAATGCCCGTCATCAAATGGGGATTACAGCGTTTGGCGGTGAAGAAAAAGCTGCCGCCACGAAAGAAGTTAAGATTGACCTGGCCAAGATTACCAACAAGAAAGGCCAGATCGGAAAAACTTCTATCGAAGATGTCATGATCATGATCGCTAAAATAAAAGGAGATCCTTTAAAAGGAAAAGCCCTTTTTGCGCGTCAAGGCTGCATCGCTTGTCATAGCCTCACCAGAGGCGAAAAGCTGAAAGGTCCGTTTATGGGACAAATCGGTTCCATTATGACAAGGCAACAAATTGCCGAGTCGATTCTTAAACCAAGCGCGTCAATTTCGCAGGGTTTTGCCACCGTTGTGATATCTGCAAAAGGAAACAAAAACTATATGGGTTTTATTACCGAGGAATCGGCCCAAAAAATAGTGATGCGGGATATAACGGGTAATGTTTTCACCATCAAAGCTGCTGATGTGATCAGTCGCAAGGAATTGAAAACATCCATGATGCCAGTAGGTTTGGCCAACGCACTATCATACGAGGAATTCGCTTCGCTCATTACCTTTCTTTCCCAACAGAAGAATTAA
- a CDS encoding cation:proton antiporter — MISKLSSAEIVHFLLILLIILIPARLLGELCRRYKLPAIIGEIFAGIIVGPTLLGLYFPDLFKGIFLTAPHSFEAFDGIANIGIILLMFIAGFEVDLKQIRQNGKQAISISLTGILFPFAIGFGSVWFLYQSHFANGFNNQLVTSLFFGTALSITALSVITKILLDLDILNTRIGNIVLTAAMVDDFLGWILFSVIIQLMNAGKQDASFWKVSTVIVYAIFMLTAGRWLMHKLLAFAGKKNKPGRVLTVAVCLCLISACITEGLGVRGVFGAFLVGVGINDSEYFTEKHKHVLHQFTINVLAPLFFASVGLRLNFIANFNLEVVTIILVIACLAKLVGAGIGSILSGMSKNESIAVAFGMNARGSQEIVLGLLALQAKIINEPVFEGLVVMTIVTMIISGPIMKYYFLKEQNLKPATESITPDYLPLR, encoded by the coding sequence ATGATTTCCAAACTCAGTTCGGCAGAGATCGTACATTTTTTGCTTATACTTTTAATTATTCTTATTCCGGCGCGTTTGCTGGGGGAGCTTTGCCGCAGGTATAAATTACCGGCCATCATAGGCGAAATTTTTGCAGGTATCATTGTAGGACCTACCCTTTTGGGATTATATTTTCCGGATCTGTTTAAAGGTATTTTCCTTACCGCACCTCACTCCTTTGAGGCATTTGACGGGATAGCCAATATTGGTATCATTCTGCTGATGTTCATTGCCGGCTTTGAGGTAGATCTGAAACAGATCCGTCAAAATGGTAAGCAGGCTATCAGCATAAGTCTTACCGGCATCCTTTTTCCATTTGCTATAGGCTTTGGCTCGGTTTGGTTTCTTTACCAAAGTCATTTCGCCAATGGCTTTAACAACCAGCTGGTAACGTCGCTTTTTTTTGGTACGGCGTTATCCATTACTGCCCTTTCTGTTATAACCAAAATATTGCTTGACCTGGATATCCTGAATACCCGCATTGGCAACATTGTACTTACCGCCGCTATGGTTGATGATTTTTTAGGCTGGATACTGTTTTCGGTGATCATCCAGCTCATGAATGCCGGTAAACAGGATGCTTCTTTCTGGAAGGTAAGTACCGTTATAGTTTATGCCATTTTTATGCTCACTGCAGGGCGCTGGCTAATGCATAAACTACTGGCATTTGCTGGTAAAAAAAATAAACCTGGCAGGGTACTCACGGTTGCCGTTTGCTTATGCCTCATTAGCGCCTGTATTACAGAAGGACTTGGCGTACGTGGTGTTTTTGGTGCTTTTTTAGTTGGCGTAGGAATCAACGACTCCGAATACTTTACCGAAAAACATAAACATGTGCTTCATCAGTTTACTATCAATGTGCTTGCGCCCTTATTTTTTGCTTCAGTTGGCTTAAGGCTCAACTTTATTGCCAATTTCAACCTTGAAGTTGTAACCATTATCCTAGTCATAGCATGCCTTGCAAAGCTTGTAGGTGCAGGGATAGGCAGTATACTGAGCGGGATGAGCAAAAATGAATCAATAGCCGTTGCTTTCGGGATGAATGCCCGTGGTTCACAGGAAATTGTTTTGGGCTTGTTAGCTTTACAGGCAAAAATAATCAACGAGCCCGTATTTGAAGGTTTGGTAGTGATGACCATAGTAACCATGATTATATCAGGCCCCATTATGAAATACTACTTTTTAAAGGAACAAAATTTAAAACCAGCTACAGAATCAATTACTCCGGATTATCTCCCCTTACGTTAG
- a CDS encoding HRDC domain-containing protein yields MSELNPAMQLAADYLESTNTVVFLTGKAGTGKTTFLQNLKHTSKKKLAVAAPTGVAAINAGGMTIHSLFQLPFGPLLPGGNDRPDTHYSQEKKELLDNLELLIIDEISMVRPDVLDQIDLILRNIKESSHPFGGVQLLLIGDLSQLSPIIRDEEWVLLSRHYATPYFFSALAMQKASYVRIELNHIYRQKEQAFVDILNEVRNQQISEESLRLLNARYIPEFRPTADDPYITLTTHNNIAQQVNTEFLEALHGQEFEFAATIRGDFPKDAYPTETKLKLKIGAQVMFVKNDGSAEKLYYNGKISTVSRIEGNTVFVQCNLNDKEIEVEAAEWTNVKYQMDGEAINESNAGSFAQIPLKLAWAITIHKSQGLTFDKAIIDVSEAFASGQAYVALSRCRTLSGMVLRNPIGAHNIIGDPAVIRFNEQAVLITPDVNTLQRDQLLYEKYLLGELFNFSALQTRLKGFETLLPDLEKDIISIAAKFAKQLNVERSVQAAAYFLEKLTAATESLYQQLPELIGQSKELAKKADQLIVWLMNRIRLMEYFAQIPFTTASYLDRTKDKAKTHDRSYLKALNAPPNEKLYEQMLEWREKMAIKESIMPNMVLSEKTMLAIAEKLPDTLKALSTIKGIGVQKATQYGPDLISLIRTYQHELQSPGTEQVSLF; encoded by the coding sequence ATGAGTGAACTTAATCCCGCGATGCAACTGGCCGCCGATTACCTGGAATCAACCAATACGGTTGTTTTCCTTACAGGTAAGGCAGGTACAGGAAAAACCACTTTCCTGCAAAACTTAAAGCATACCTCGAAAAAGAAACTGGCCGTAGCGGCTCCTACCGGCGTTGCAGCTATTAATGCGGGTGGCATGACAATCCATTCCTTATTTCAATTGCCATTTGGGCCGCTTTTACCCGGTGGGAATGACCGGCCAGACACTCACTATAGCCAGGAAAAGAAGGAACTACTGGATAATCTGGAACTGTTGATTATTGACGAAATTAGTATGGTGCGGCCCGATGTATTGGATCAGATTGACCTGATATTACGGAATATTAAAGAATCTTCTCATCCTTTCGGTGGTGTACAACTATTATTGATCGGGGATCTTTCGCAACTAAGCCCCATCATCCGTGACGAAGAATGGGTATTATTAAGCCGTCATTATGCCACTCCTTATTTTTTTAGTGCGCTGGCCATGCAAAAGGCATCTTATGTCCGCATAGAACTGAACCACATCTACCGTCAAAAAGAACAGGCCTTCGTTGATATCCTGAATGAAGTGCGCAACCAGCAGATCAGCGAGGAAAGTTTAAGGTTATTGAATGCCCGCTACATACCCGAATTCAGACCAACCGCCGATGACCCTTACATTACGCTCACCACACACAACAATATAGCCCAGCAGGTAAATACAGAATTTCTGGAAGCTTTACACGGGCAGGAATTTGAATTTGCAGCCACCATACGTGGTGATTTTCCTAAGGATGCCTATCCCACCGAAACCAAACTCAAACTCAAAATCGGCGCGCAGGTGATGTTTGTAAAAAATGATGGCTCGGCCGAAAAACTATATTATAATGGCAAGATCAGTACTGTTAGCCGCATAGAGGGTAATACCGTATTTGTTCAATGTAACCTGAACGATAAAGAAATTGAGGTGGAAGCCGCGGAATGGACGAATGTTAAATATCAAATGGATGGTGAGGCTATCAATGAAAGTAATGCCGGCAGTTTTGCACAGATCCCGTTAAAACTGGCATGGGCTATTACTATTCATAAAAGTCAGGGCTTAACTTTTGATAAAGCTATTATTGATGTGAGCGAGGCTTTTGCCTCGGGACAGGCCTATGTGGCGCTGAGCCGTTGCCGTACTTTATCAGGTATGGTTTTACGTAATCCTATCGGCGCCCATAATATTATCGGCGACCCGGCAGTCATCCGCTTTAACGAGCAGGCCGTTTTAATCACACCCGATGTTAACACACTTCAGCGCGACCAATTGCTATATGAAAAGTATTTACTCGGTGAATTATTTAATTTCAGTGCGCTGCAAACCAGGCTCAAAGGTTTCGAAACACTGCTTCCTGACCTGGAGAAAGACATTATCAGCATAGCTGCTAAATTTGCCAAACAGCTCAATGTAGAACGAAGCGTACAAGCCGCTGCTTATTTTCTCGAAAAACTAACTGCCGCTACCGAAAGCCTGTATCAACAATTACCAGAGTTGATAGGGCAATCAAAAGAATTAGCCAAAAAGGCAGACCAGCTTATTGTTTGGTTGATGAACCGGATACGGCTGATGGAATATTTTGCGCAAATTCCGTTTACAACAGCCTCTTATCTGGACAGAACCAAAGACAAAGCTAAAACCCATGACCGCTCCTACCTGAAGGCACTGAACGCCCCACCCAATGAAAAACTATACGAACAAATGTTGGAGTGGCGAGAAAAAATGGCAATAAAAGAAAGCATTATGCCCAATATGGTGCTTTCTGAGAAGACCATGTTGGCCATAGCCGAAAAACTACCCGATACGCTTAAAGCGCTGAGCACCATCAAAGGAATCGGTGTGCAAAAGGCGACGCAATATGGACCGGACCTGATCAGTTTGATCCGTACCTATCAACATGAATTACAAAGTCCCGGAACAGAACAGGTAAGCTTATTTTAA
- a CDS encoding serine O-acetyltransferase — protein MKDDKFDSFIELLYQTHKAEWEATPSIRDCVGWLFDLFEFLFPNNRSNKLSIYGGHLKKNQIDLENILLSYLDPRNIDIQKAVSLFYNSLDEIYQDLRHDASMIYENDPAAISVHEVIVSYPGFYAIAVYRIAHKLTQASIPILPRILSEHAHGKTGVDIHPKAVIGVPFCIDHGTGIVIGATSIIGKNVTIYQGVTLGASQVSKVLSDIKRHPTVEDNVIIYARSTILGGRTVIGHHSVIGGSVFLTKSVQPYSHVFNTHQLRIEVKENLQ, from the coding sequence ATGAAAGACGATAAATTCGACAGCTTTATTGAGCTGCTTTATCAAACCCATAAAGCAGAGTGGGAAGCTACACCATCCATCCGCGATTGCGTTGGGTGGTTGTTTGATCTTTTTGAGTTCCTGTTTCCGAATAACCGGTCAAACAAATTATCCATTTATGGCGGTCATCTGAAGAAAAACCAGATCGACCTGGAGAACATCCTGCTCAGTTACCTTGATCCACGGAATATCGATATACAAAAAGCGGTCAGTCTTTTTTATAATTCGCTCGACGAGATTTACCAGGACTTACGCCATGATGCGTCGATGATCTATGAAAATGATCCGGCTGCTATCAGTGTTCATGAGGTTATCGTTTCCTATCCTGGGTTTTATGCTATTGCGGTTTATCGGATAGCTCATAAACTAACACAAGCTTCCATCCCCATTTTACCAAGAATATTAAGCGAGCACGCCCATGGTAAAACCGGGGTTGATATCCATCCCAAGGCAGTTATAGGCGTCCCTTTTTGTATTGATCATGGTACAGGCATAGTAATTGGGGCAACCAGCATCATAGGTAAAAACGTCACTATTTATCAGGGGGTAACACTGGGTGCATCACAGGTAAGCAAGGTATTATCAGATATCAAGCGCCACCCAACGGTTGAAGATAACGTGATTATTTACGCACGCAGCACCATATTGGGCGGCAGAACAGTGATTGGACACCATAGCGTAATTGGCGGGAGTGTGTTTTTAACAAAAAGCGTTCAACCATACTCACATGTATTTAACACGCATCAGCTTAGGATAGAAGTAAAAGAAAACCTGCAATAA
- a CDS encoding C1 family peptidase translates to MKQIASILVLSAVSFGAFAQEPNTKLNLATPKPEFTIIKNNQATAVKNQGNSGTCWCFATTSLVESEMLAKKEKDPDLSEVYTVYNLYIDKAEKYIRRRGNTRFTEGGIQQDVMFAADNFGSMPQEIYPGVGRDTVLNHDGQMETKLKAYLDDLLKNNPDTIPASWKVNYKSILNSYLGAPPETFSYNGKTYTPKSYAAEFVPLKLSGYIGLTSFQHHPYNTTFAIEVPDNYNSNMFYNLPLDEFIKSVKEAILQGYTVAWDADVSNKGFQMKKGFAKWVDKDDESKDFATFTEKTPTAEIRQDLFDRQVTQDDHLMQITGLAKDSKGNEYFIVKNSWGKGASPFAGYLYVSMPYFAINTISVVVNKKAIPASLIANTGG, encoded by the coding sequence ATGAAACAAATAGCTTCAATTTTGGTACTTTCTGCCGTGTCCTTTGGGGCATTTGCGCAAGAACCCAATACTAAACTTAATCTGGCTACACCAAAGCCCGAGTTTACAATTATTAAAAACAACCAGGCAACGGCGGTTAAAAATCAGGGTAACTCCGGAACCTGCTGGTGTTTTGCCACTACGTCGCTTGTAGAAAGTGAAATGCTTGCTAAGAAGGAAAAAGACCCAGACCTTTCTGAAGTTTACACGGTGTATAATTTATATATAGATAAAGCCGAAAAATACATTCGCAGGCGCGGTAATACCCGATTTACCGAAGGTGGTATACAACAGGATGTGATGTTTGCTGCTGATAATTTTGGTTCTATGCCGCAGGAAATTTATCCAGGTGTGGGGCGCGATACGGTATTAAACCACGACGGGCAAATGGAAACTAAATTAAAAGCCTATCTGGATGATTTGTTAAAAAACAACCCCGATACCATTCCAGCATCCTGGAAAGTTAACTATAAATCAATTTTAAACAGCTACCTGGGAGCACCACCAGAAACTTTTAGCTATAATGGAAAAACCTATACTCCAAAATCGTACGCGGCAGAATTTGTTCCGCTTAAACTTTCGGGCTATATAGGGTTAACATCTTTCCAGCATCATCCTTATAATACCACTTTTGCTATCGAGGTTCCTGATAATTATAACAGCAACATGTTTTATAATTTACCGCTTGATGAGTTTATAAAAAGCGTTAAAGAGGCTATACTGCAAGGTTATACAGTTGCCTGGGATGCAGATGTGAGCAACAAAGGCTTCCAGATGAAAAAAGGGTTTGCCAAATGGGTTGATAAGGATGACGAGTCAAAAGATTTTGCAACTTTTACAGAGAAAACTCCAACGGCCGAAATTCGCCAGGATTTGTTTGACAGACAGGTTACCCAGGATGATCACCTGATGCAAATAACCGGTCTTGCCAAAGACAGCAAAGGCAACGAGTACTTTATAGTGAAAAATTCATGGGGTAAAGGAGCAAGCCCTTTTGCTGGGTATTTATATGTGAGCATGCCTTATTTTGCCATAAATACCATATCGGTAGTTGTAAACAAAAAAGCCATACCTGCGTCGCTGATAGCAAATACTGGCGGTTGA
- a CDS encoding amidohydrolase family protein — translation MKKTILSLGGLLLGISFSYGQANISPAKPQVKPVVITGATIHIGNGQVINNGYITFVKGKITGVGEGAAPSVTDADVIDATGKQVYPGFIAPMTTLGLIEIEEGARGTVDDTETGDLNPHVRSLVAYNADSKVIPTVRSNGILLAQPTPNGGIISGESSVVQLDAWNWEDAAYKKDMAIHLNWPVVASGRERRGAALPVPGVVQETPTQRAQKKVDEITSLFEQAKAYAEIAKPAVTNIRFEAMRGLFNGTKKLFIIADNAKEIGQAVAFSKRLGISAVIVGGKESYLVTDLLRDNNVPVIIRETQALPDRDEDDVYLPYKLPKLLQDGGVLYGLTGTGFWRQRNLPFEAGQAVGYGLTKEQALSMITLNNAKILGIDKTTGTLETGKDANLFISKGDALDMIGLDVETAFIQGRNINLDNLHKQLYKKFSDKYGLKL, via the coding sequence AAACCACAAGTAAAACCGGTAGTGATTACAGGTGCAACTATACATATTGGCAATGGACAGGTAATTAATAACGGTTACATTACTTTTGTAAAAGGTAAGATCACCGGTGTTGGAGAAGGTGCCGCGCCAAGCGTAACCGATGCCGACGTGATTGATGCCACAGGCAAACAGGTGTACCCAGGGTTTATAGCCCCAATGACCACATTAGGTTTAATTGAAATAGAAGAAGGTGCCCGCGGTACGGTTGACGATACAGAAACAGGTGACCTTAATCCGCACGTACGTTCATTAGTGGCTTATAATGCCGATTCTAAAGTTATTCCTACGGTACGCTCCAATGGTATTTTATTGGCCCAACCTACGCCAAACGGCGGGATAATTTCAGGAGAATCATCCGTGGTGCAATTAGATGCCTGGAATTGGGAGGATGCGGCTTATAAAAAAGATATGGCTATTCATTTAAACTGGCCTGTGGTTGCCAGTGGTCGCGAAAGGAGGGGGGCAGCGTTGCCAGTACCCGGAGTTGTACAGGAAACACCGACCCAGCGTGCCCAGAAAAAGGTAGATGAAATCACCAGCCTGTTTGAGCAGGCCAAGGCTTATGCAGAAATTGCTAAGCCCGCGGTAACCAATATCCGCTTTGAGGCTATGCGCGGTTTATTTAATGGTACCAAAAAGCTGTTCATCATTGCTGATAATGCCAAAGAAATAGGGCAGGCAGTTGCATTTTCAAAACGCTTGGGCATTTCTGCTGTGATTGTGGGCGGTAAAGAATCATACTTGGTTACCGACCTGCTCAGAGACAATAATGTACCGGTAATTATCCGCGAAACCCAGGCCTTGCCTGATAGGGATGAAGATGATGTTTACCTGCCTTACAAATTACCCAAGTTGCTGCAGGATGGTGGCGTGCTTTATGGCTTAACCGGTACAGGTTTCTGGCGCCAGCGTAATTTACCTTTTGAAGCAGGGCAGGCAGTAGGCTATGGCTTAACCAAAGAGCAAGCTTTATCTATGATCACCCTGAACAATGCCAAAATATTAGGTATCGATAAAACCACAGGTACTTTGGAAACCGGAAAGGACGCCAATCTTTTTATATCCAAAGGCGATGCCCTGGATATGATAGGCCTTGATGTGGAAACCGCTTTTATACAAGGCCGTAACATCAACCTGGATAATCTCCACAAACAACTTTACAAAAAGTTTAGCGACAAATATGGCTTAAAGCTATAA
- a CDS encoding helix-hairpin-helix domain-containing protein has protein sequence MKKKINYRLTLAEKQILKAKKVSQKLLQDYAPDEIATLLEASVQRARELNALAEFQSIPLLGINFAEELISQGYYKLEQLKGRSAVELFNAFEQHCGTWADPCVEDSYRLLIHYIENRDDSKRWWDFTAERKAYREKYGFPANRPQKPWYQSGKYSQMNNKQID, from the coding sequence ATGAAAAAGAAGATTAATTATAGATTGACCTTAGCGGAAAAGCAAATATTGAAAGCTAAAAAAGTAAGCCAAAAATTATTGCAGGACTACGCCCCGGATGAGATTGCCACCCTGTTGGAGGCCTCTGTTCAACGGGCCCGGGAATTAAACGCGCTTGCGGAATTTCAAAGTATACCATTGCTGGGTATTAATTTTGCAGAAGAGCTCATCAGCCAGGGATACTACAAGCTGGAGCAACTCAAAGGAAGGTCAGCAGTAGAGCTTTTTAATGCTTTTGAACAGCACTGCGGTACCTGGGCCGATCCTTGCGTGGAGGATTCCTATCGTTTGCTGATACATTATATTGAAAATCGCGACGACAGTAAACGCTGGTGGGATTTTACCGCCGAACGCAAGGCTTATCGCGAAAAATACGGATTTCCCGCAAACCGCCCTCAAAAGCCCTGGTACCAAAGCGGAAAGTATTCCCAAATGAATAACAAACAAATTGATTAA